In Nicotiana tabacum cultivar K326 chromosome 2, ASM71507v2, whole genome shotgun sequence, the following proteins share a genomic window:
- the LOC107796748 gene encoding serine/threonine-protein kinase KIPK2 codes for MCGCRDKFKAMGSFAGSCEIIEAKDELDLFQHSERSRRVRELGRKQKPPLVRKGHNKFLEDDINQLFESINLRSSKSLDLSDQVIRRDASKRPMRGGGSHSPGIGFSEPVSLKQALRGLCISQAAEMAATKRLSKPPGIQDESTSGIFDKVAHYRQELYVKSANHSPHSSPRLVIKPTISMRQNHRIVPAESTSNSFQRTKPQYIGEPKLQSPGQTTLCSPKYVSKQTIKSAESIAKQNERILPEENVPNSSKMVSQQLTQAKLRSPNQTALSSTTLDKPVIMCAESTVRRKERMVDAPITECSNTPNQKKENASASKHHEIKSVRTVLIEEEAETSAASLSSFTSGNDVLGSGPKSLQHNSNKSVVTSFRIANKAAPKLRRKARLQNVSSSSATRSNKETKSNKSNSHAVKPTAKPAVKNKALVKKKVKPETTVTSGTFNLTYEVNGPVESPKQLICQKCQCSLKNVGNGSTIAEASENGSDCGATKPGFASNGHKLNKPSKCREQGDFSQSSKSSIGDYSCSTTISDESNLSGSSTGNRPHMSKDGKWAAINQVRKHHGFLGLSHFNLLKKLGCGDIGTVYLAELLETNCLFAIKVMDNEFLARRKKMPRAQTEREILRMLDHPFLPTLYAQFTSDNLSCLVMEFCPGGDLHVLRQKQPDRYFPEPAARFYVAEVLLALEYLHMLGVVYRDLKPENILVREDGHIMLTDFDLSLRCSVNPTLLKSSSLGVEAPRISGPCTGSNCIDPFCSGPSCQVSCFSPRILPATARARKLKAEAASFSRSLPQLVVEPTEARSNSFVGTHEYLAPEIIKGEGHGSAVDWWTLGVFLYELLYGKTPFKGAGNEETLANVVMQNLRFPDSPMVSFQARDLIRGLLVKEPENRLGTGTGAAEIKRHPFFDGLNWALIRCAIPPQVPDLCDNIGFAKPAFQEKSKMFLEYSPKEHLEFELF; via the exons ATGTGCGGTTGTAGAG ATAAGTTCAAAGCGATGGGTTCGTTTGCTGGTAGTTGTGAAATAATTGAGGCCAAAGATGAGCTGGATTTGTTTCAACATTCTGAAAGGTCTCGTCGAGTACGAGAACTGGGAAGAAAGCAGAAGCCTCCTTTGGTTAGAAAAGGACATAATAAATTCTTAGAAGATGATATTAATCAGCTTTTTGAATCTATCAATCTGAGATCATCAAAGAGTCTTGATTTGTCAGATCAAGTAATAAGAAGAGATGCCTCAAAAAGGCCAATGAGGGGCGGCGGATCTCATTCTCCAGGAATTGGGTTTTCCGAGCCAGTTTCTTTAAAGCAGGCATTACGAGGTTTGTGCATTTCGCAGGCGGCAGAAATGGCCGCGACGAAGCGGTTATCCAAGCCACCGGGTATACAAGATGAAAGCACATCAGGAATATTCGACAAAGTGGCCCATTACCGCCAAGAACTGTACGTTAAATCAGCAAACCATAGTCCTCATTCTTCTCCGCGACTTGTCATTAAGCCAACCATCTCAATGCGCCAAAATCACAGAATAGTGCCAGCAGAAAGCACGTCTAACTCTTTCCAGAGGACGAAGCCTCAGTACATTGGAGAGCCCAAGCTACAGTCACCAGGTCAAACCACCCTTTGTTCTCCTAAATATGTTAGCAAACAGACTATTAAAAGTGCAGAGTCCATTGCCAAGCAAAACGAGAGAATATTGCCGGAAGAAAATGTTCCAAACTCCAGTAAAATGGTTTCTCAACAGCTTACACAAGCCAAGTTGAGGTCACCAAACCAAACTGCTTTATCTTCGACTACACTTGATAAACCGGTCATTATGTGTGCTGAGTCAACCGTGCGGCGAAAGGAGAGGATGGTTGATGCACCAATTACTGAGTGTTCTAACACCCCTAACCAGAAAAAGGAGAATGCATCTGCTTCGAAGCATCATGAGATTAAATCTGTACGAACTGTGTTAATTGAGGAAGAAGCCGAAACTTCAGCAGCATCCTTATCTTCATTTACCTCTGGTAATGATGTGTTGGGGTCTGGACCAAAAAGTTTGCAACATAATTCTAATAAAAGTGTTGTTACATCATTTAGGATTGCAAACAAAGCAGCTCCTAAGCTGAGACGGAAAGCCAGGTTGCAAAACGTGTCTTCATCTAGTGCCACGAGAAGCAACAAGGAGACTAAATCAAACAAAAGCAACTCTCATGCTGTAAAGCCAACAGCAAAACCAGCAGTCAAGAACAAGGCCCTTGTCAAGAAGAAAGTGAAACCGGAAACAACAGTAACATCTGGTACTTTTAATCTGACCTATGAAGTAAATGGTCCAGTGGAATCACCGAAGCAACTTATCTGCCAGAAATGTCAGTGTTCTCTCAAGAATGTGGGAAACGGTTCTACAATCGCTGAAGCCAGTGAAAATGGCAGTGACTGTGGTGCTACTAAACCAGGCTTCGCCAGTAATGGCCATAAACTCAATAAGCCGTCAAAGTGTAGAGAGCAAGGGGATTTTTCACAGAGCTCAAAGAGTAGTATAGGTGATTACAGTTGTAGCACAACAATCAGTGATGAGAGCAATCTAAGTGGGTCCAGTACTGGGAATAGGCCGCACATGTCTAAAGATGGCAAGTGGGCGGCTATAAATCAGGTGCGGAAACATCACGGATTCTTAGGGTTGAGTCATTTCAATTTATTAAAGAAGCTTGGTTGTGGAGACATCGGCACAGTGTATCTAGCTGAGCTGCTGGAAACTAACTGCTTGTTTGCAATAAAGGTTATGGATAATGAATTTTTGGCAAGAAGGAAAAAGATGCCCAGAGCCCAAACTGAAAGAGAGATTTTGAGAATGCTAGATCACCCTTTTCTACCAACACTCTATGCGCAGTTTACATCCGACAATTTATCATGCTTAGTTATGGAGTTTTGTCCAGGTGGTGATTTGCATGTCCTCAGGCAAAAGCAGCCGGACAGATATTTTCCTGAACCAGCAGCACG GTTTTATGTTGCTGAAGTTCTCCTTGCTCTGGAGTATCTGCATATGCTAGGAGTTGTATACCGGGATTTGAAACCAGAAAACATATTGGTCCGAGAAGATGGTCATATCATGCTTACTGATTTTGATCTCTCACTCAGATGTTCAGTTAATCCGACTCTTCTAAAATCGTCTTCACTCGGGGTGGAGGCTCCCCGGATCTCTGGTCCATGCACGGGTTCTAACTGCATTGATCCGTTTTGTTCTGGACCGTCATGTCAAGTTTCTTGCTTTAGCCCCAGAATTTTACCTGCCACCGCACGAGCAAGAAAACTAAAAGCAGAAGCGGCATCCTTTAGCAGATCACTGCCTCAGCTTGTGGTAGAGCCAACAGAAGCACGGTCCAACTCATTTGTTGGTACACATGAATATTTGGCTCCTGAGATTATTAAAGGCGAGGGCCACGGGAGTGCTGTTGATTGGTGGACCCTAGGTGTTTTTCTTTACGAGCTTCTATATGGGAAGACGCCATTTAAAGGTGCTGGAAATGAAGAAACTTTGGCCAATGTGGTCATGCAAAACCTCAGATTTCCCGACAGTCCGATGGTTAGTTTTCAGGCGAGGGATCTAATCAGAGGGCTTCTTGTGAAGGAGCCTGAGAATCGATTGGGAACGGGAACAGGAGCAGCTGAGATTAAACGACACCCCTTCTTCGACGGCCTGAACTGGGCATTGATAAGATGTGCCATTCCACCTCAAGTACCTGATCTTTGTGACAATATTGGATTTGCAAAACCAGCTTTTCAGGAGAAGAGCAAAATGTTTTTAGAGTATAGTCCCAAAGAGCATTTAGAATTTGAGCTCTTCTAG